A genome region from Anastrepha obliqua isolate idAnaObli1 chromosome 4, idAnaObli1_1.0, whole genome shotgun sequence includes the following:
- the LOC129246254 gene encoding RING finger protein nhl-1 isoform X3, protein MEQFEQLLTCCVCLDRYRIPKLLPCQHSFCMEPCMEGLVDYVRRQVKCPECRAEHRIPYNGVQAFPTNVTLQRFLELHIEITGELPDPTSGQIMERCGVCSEKSYLSYCAHCEKKICEDCKSAHMDILRREITRFNSQIRRSLHRLQDILAIIEKNTTSLQTNCVGVSEEIDEIYRRITKAIKDRTDQLRGEVDRYLTIEMRNLTTLKENLDHEIQNITSNCDVVDKYMNETVEWDDCELMDTKEIFLKTVEFLRHFEYENADYTRRVRFLVSLDPNQLVMNLATFGDLNIAPHTQTGGSLSSSHLAPPSALQPGLMRSKSDHRLATQFRQQEDRVGYNDEPVLGGRKFGERPVRANNERYGDGNNNRYGRGADYDYENDYENDQPTSRTGKSSRFRSRFVRSHQNDDSDSEQQQTQRQQELEKKKDRVLSGEDASRGQLSGIIRLSDCARVIQRLADIGKEKKEKKTDTAAQAAVQAAIQAQKASMQRPKQQAPAAQRQVSEDDEISRIKRQNKNAPSGAATAATAVSTGSTTAQSSETERPAADRVAALKRAGVAPGTSEESDSSNHASPVRRTPPPRAESKAPVSAQVAAVKKTTRSGSSDSTASTESSTSSAAAAVPSSSRVRESPARSRAVPANSGATATISTPTTEKKPFVSRFLPQHSNPTTNTDKKKAESESSSEEETSTEESEDEVDNKPKSTALTGSSLAAKSSVGSSALSTAGTGSSSGASSYRDRLEARRNSRDDASSRTSSSYATPSSSGTSGYGSSSRQRAVPAPHHSHDTDDRYGSGSAASGSRYAGYGGSDLARSRSSHALKSRDNSPATDRSTASARSGIVSAAGSSTSAAADSKDGEALSSWARYLKNKYGNKTAKDTPSSSGSGASALASSSHGHGTGVGSSGSSNASRSHASDVSRRLSLGLPLRQANELGSSDDDGSKNGVGSPTSPTVTAAAAGITGVAGTTLKELYLRKRQQLFQLGGRGSEPGSFTWPRGVAVGPDNSFIVADSSNHRVQVFDSNGIFVKSFGEFGLRAGEFDCLAGVAINRIGQYIIADRYNHRIQVLDPQGRFLRAFGSQGMTDGKFNYPWGIATDSLGFIYVCDKENHRVQVFQSDGTFVGKFGKLGPLEGELEHPHYIAVSNTNRVIVSDSNNHRIQIFDVNGKVLKTIGTEGSDDGQLKFPRGIAVDDQGYIIIADAGNNRIQIFSPDGTFLRAFGSWGSGRSEFKGLEGVGVMSNGNILVCDRENHRVQVF, encoded by the exons ATGGAGCAATTTGAGCAACTATTGACCTGTTGTGTGTGCCTTGATCGGTATCGCATACCAAAATTGTTGCCATGCCAGCACTCATTCTGCATGGAGCCGTGTATGGAAGGGCTTGTGGACTATGTTCGACGTCAG gTAAAATGTCCCGAGTGCCGTGCAGAACATCGCATCCCATACAATGGAGTACAGGCCTTTCCAACGAATGTTACATTGCAGCGATTCCTTGAGCTACACATCGAAATAACTGGTGAACTGCCAGATCCCACATCAG GGCAAATCATGGAGCGATGCGGTGTGTGTTCAGAGAAGTCGTACCTGTCGTACTGTGCACATTGCGAGAAGAAAATCTGTGAAGACTGCAAGAGCGCGCACATGGATATATTGCGTCGTGAGATTACCCGATTCAATTCACAA ATTCGTCGTAGTTTACATCGCTTGCAGGACATACTCGCGATAATTGAGAAAAACACTACTAGCCTGCAAACCAATTGCGTTGGTGTGAGCGAAGAGATCGATGAGATCTATAGACGCATCACGAAAGCGATTAAAGATCGCACCGATCAATTAAGGGGCGAAGTCGATCGCTATCTGACCATCGAAATGCGTAACTTAACAACGCTAAAAGAAAATCTCGATCACGAGATCCAGAATATTACAAGCAATTGCGATGTGGTCGATAAgtatatgaacgagacggtcgAATGGGATGATTGTGAATTGATGGATACGAAAGAGATCTTCCTTAAGACGGTTGAGTTCCTACGTCACTTTGAGTACGAGAATGCAGATTATACACGCCGTGTGCGCTTCCTTGTGTCCTTAGATCCAAATCAGCTGGTAATGAATTTGGCCACTTTTGGTGATTTGAATATAGCACCGCACACTCAAACCGGCGGATCTTTGAGCAGTTCACATTTGGCGCCACCCTCTGCCTTACAACCAGGTCTGATGCGTTCGAAGAGTGATCATCGCCTTGCTACACAGTTTCGTCAGCAAGAGGATCGTGTAGGCTATAATGATGAGCCAGTTTTGGGTGGACGCAAATTCGGTGAACGACCAGTGCGCGCCAACAACGAACGTTACGGTGACGGTAACAATAATCGCTATGGCCGAGGTGCCGATTACGACTACGAGAATGATTACGAAAACGATCAGCCAACATCCCGCACAGGAAAGTCCTCACGCTTCCGTTCCCGTTTCGTGCGCTCTCATCAAAATGATGATTCCGATAGTGAACAACAGCAAACACAGCGTCAGCAGGAGTTAGAGAAAAAGAAAGATCGCGTGCTAAGCGGCGAGGATGCATCACGTGGACAACTTAGTGGCATTATTCGTCTGAGTGATTGTGCGCGTGTCATACAACGATTGGCGGACATCGGTAAggagaagaaggagaagaaaacGGATACTGCAGCGCAGGCAGCTGTACAGGCGGCCATTCAAGCGCAAAAAGCATCAATGCAACGGCCGAAACAGCAAGCGCCAGCCGCACAAAGACAGGTATCCGAGGACGATGAGATTAGTCGCATTAAGCGTCAGAACAAGAATGCTCCTAGTGGCGCTGCAACGGCGGCGACGGCCGTCAGTACTGGCAGCACCACTGCGCAATCGTCCGAAACTGAGCGACCAGCTGCCGATCGTGTCGCTGCACTCAAGCGGGCTGGAGTAGCACCAGGAACCAGCGAAGAGAGCGACAGCTCCAACCATGCTTCACCAGTGCGTAGGACGCCACCGCCAAGGGCCGAG TCTAAGGCGCCCGTCTCAGCACAAGTTGCCGCCGTCAAGAAGACCACCCGTTCGGGTAGTAGTGATTCGACTGCGTCGACGGAGAGTTCCACCAGTTCAGCTGCTGCCGCAGTACCGAGCAGCTCTCGCGTTCGTGAGAGTCCGGCACGTTCACGTGCTGTACCAGCTAACAGCGGCGCCACCGCCACTATCAGCACGCCGACAACTGAGAAGAAACCGTTTGTTAGTCGCTTTTTGCCACAACATAGCAACCCCACTACCAACACGGACAAAAAGAAGGCTGAAAGTGAGTCAAGTAGTGAAGAGGAAACCTCCACAGAGGAATCCGAAGATGAGGTGGACAACAAACCGAAATCAACCGCATTAACTGGTTCAAGTTTGGCAGCAAAGAGCTCCGTGGGCAGCAGTGCACTTTCGACGGCCGGTACAGGCAGCTCGAGTGGTGCTTCATCTTATCGCGATCGCTTGGAAGCTCGTCGTAATTCGCGTGATGATGCCTCTTCGCGTACATCATCGAGCTACGCGACACCGTCCAGCAGCGGTACAAGCGGCTATGGTTCTTCATCTCGTCAACGCGCCGTGCCGGCTCCACATCACTCCCACGACACAGACGATCGCTATGGCAGTGGCAGTGCCGCCTCAGGCAGCAG ATACGCCGGTTATGGCGGCTCGGATTTGGCTCGTAGTCGCTCTTCGCATGCATTGAAATCGCGTGACAATTCACCGGCCACCGATCGAAGCACCGCATCAGCACGCAGCGGTATTGTCAGCGCCGCCGGCTCCAGCACGTCCGCCGCAGCGGACAGCAAAGACGGCGAGGCGTTGAGCTCCTGGGCGCGGTACTTAAAGAACAAGTATGGCAACAAGACTGCCAAAGACACTCCGTCTAGTAGCGGTAGTGGCGCCTCAGCTCTGGCATCGTCCTCGCATGGCCATGGCACTGGCGTCGGCAGCAGCGGCAGTAGCAATGCCAGTCGTAGTCATGCCAGTGACGTGTCGCGTCGCTTGAGTTTAGGGCTGCCGTTGCGGCAGGCCAACGAGCTGGGCTCATCCGATGATGACGGTTCAAAAAACGGGGTAGGCTCCCCTACCTCCCCTACggtaacagcagcagcagccggtATAACCGGAGTGGCAGGTACTACCCTTAAGGAATTGTACTTGCGCAAACGGCAGCAGCTGTTCCAATTGGGGGGACGGGGGAGCGAGCCCGGATCCTTCACGTGGCCACGCGGCGTAGCAGTCGGCCCGGATAATAGTTTCATCGTCGCCGATTCGTCAAATCATCGTGTACAGGTGTTCGACTCGAACGGTATCTTTGTTAAATCTTTCGGAGAATTTGGCTTACGTGCGGGCGAGTTCGATTGCTTGGCTGGTGTGGCGATCAATCGCATTGGACAATACATAATCGCAGACAG ATATAATCATCGCATACAAGTACTCGACCCACAAGGACGCTTTTTGCGCGCATTTGGCTCTCAAGGCATGACCGATGGCAAATTTAATTATCCTTGGGGCATAGCAACCGATTCATTGGGTTTCATTTACGTTTGTGACAAAGAAAATCATCGAGTGCAG GTTTTTCAATCCGATGGCACTTTTGTTGGTAAATTTGGCAAACTGGGACCGTTGGAAGGAGAACTTGAACACCCACACTACATCGCTGTTTCGAATACGAATCGTGTTATTGTATCCGATTCCAATAATCACCGAATTCAG
- the LOC129246254 gene encoding RING finger protein nhl-1 isoform X1 — protein MEQFEQLLTCCVCLDRYRIPKLLPCQHSFCMEPCMEGLVDYVRRQVKCPECRAEHRIPYNGVQAFPTNVTLQRFLELHIEITGELPDPTSGQIMERCGVCSEKSYLSYCAHCEKKICEDCKSAHMDILRREITRFNSQIRRSLHRLQDILAIIEKNTTSLQTNCVGVSEEIDEIYRRITKAIKDRTDQLRGEVDRYLTIEMRNLTTLKENLDHEIQNITSNCDVVDKYMNETVEWDDCELMDTKEIFLKTVEFLRHFEYENADYTRRVRFLVSLDPNQLVMNLATFGDLNIAPHTQTGGSLSSSHLAPPSALQPGLMRSKSDHRLATQFRQQEDRVGYNDEPVLGGRKFGERPVRANNERYGDGNNNRYGRGADYDYENDYENDQPTSRTGKSSRFRSRFVRSHQNDDSDSEQQQTQRQQELEKKKDRVLSGEDASRGQLSGIIRLSDCARVIQRLADIGKEKKEKKTDTAAQAAVQAAIQAQKASMQRPKQQAPAAQRQVSEDDEISRIKRQNKNAPSGAATAATAVSTGSTTAQSSETERPAADRVAALKRAGVAPGTSEESDSSNHASPVRRTPPPRAESKAPVSAQVAAVKKTTRSGSSDSTASTESSTSSAAAAVPSSSRVRESPARSRAVPANSGATATISTPTTEKKPFVSRFLPQHSNPTTNTDKKKAESESSSEEETSTEESEDEVDNKPKSTALTGSSLAAKSSVGSSALSTAGTGSSSGASSYRDRLEARRNSRDDASSRTSSSYATPSSSGTSGYGSSSRQRAVPAPHHSHDTDDRYGSGSAASGSSYTSRFLNKSKSSAIVSQPSLSTPTASFDEDANGTGDDSDSRYGTGRSRYLAMKERRSRLARSRSSHAIGNDDDDLDEPVSPTTASPSAYLASRYAGYGGSDLARSRSSHALKSRDNSPATDRSTASARSGIVSAAGSSTSAAADSKDGEALSSWARYLKNKYGNKTAKDTPSSSGSGASALASSSHGHGTGVGSSGSSNASRSHASDVSRRLSLGLPLRQANELGSSDDDGSKNGVGSPTSPTVTAAAAGITGVAGTTLKELYLRKRQQLFQLGGRGSEPGSFTWPRGVAVGPDNSFIVADSSNHRVQVFDSNGIFVKSFGEFGLRAGEFDCLAGVAINRIGQYIIADRYNHRIQVLDPQGRFLRAFGSQGMTDGKFNYPWGIATDSLGFIYVCDKENHRVQVFQSDGTFVGKFGKLGPLEGELEHPHYIAVSNTNRVIVSDSNNHRIQIFDVNGKVLKTIGTEGSDDGQLKFPRGIAVDDQGYIIIADAGNNRIQIFSPDGTFLRAFGSWGSGRSEFKGLEGVGVMSNGNILVCDRENHRVQVF, from the exons ATGGAGCAATTTGAGCAACTATTGACCTGTTGTGTGTGCCTTGATCGGTATCGCATACCAAAATTGTTGCCATGCCAGCACTCATTCTGCATGGAGCCGTGTATGGAAGGGCTTGTGGACTATGTTCGACGTCAG gTAAAATGTCCCGAGTGCCGTGCAGAACATCGCATCCCATACAATGGAGTACAGGCCTTTCCAACGAATGTTACATTGCAGCGATTCCTTGAGCTACACATCGAAATAACTGGTGAACTGCCAGATCCCACATCAG GGCAAATCATGGAGCGATGCGGTGTGTGTTCAGAGAAGTCGTACCTGTCGTACTGTGCACATTGCGAGAAGAAAATCTGTGAAGACTGCAAGAGCGCGCACATGGATATATTGCGTCGTGAGATTACCCGATTCAATTCACAA ATTCGTCGTAGTTTACATCGCTTGCAGGACATACTCGCGATAATTGAGAAAAACACTACTAGCCTGCAAACCAATTGCGTTGGTGTGAGCGAAGAGATCGATGAGATCTATAGACGCATCACGAAAGCGATTAAAGATCGCACCGATCAATTAAGGGGCGAAGTCGATCGCTATCTGACCATCGAAATGCGTAACTTAACAACGCTAAAAGAAAATCTCGATCACGAGATCCAGAATATTACAAGCAATTGCGATGTGGTCGATAAgtatatgaacgagacggtcgAATGGGATGATTGTGAATTGATGGATACGAAAGAGATCTTCCTTAAGACGGTTGAGTTCCTACGTCACTTTGAGTACGAGAATGCAGATTATACACGCCGTGTGCGCTTCCTTGTGTCCTTAGATCCAAATCAGCTGGTAATGAATTTGGCCACTTTTGGTGATTTGAATATAGCACCGCACACTCAAACCGGCGGATCTTTGAGCAGTTCACATTTGGCGCCACCCTCTGCCTTACAACCAGGTCTGATGCGTTCGAAGAGTGATCATCGCCTTGCTACACAGTTTCGTCAGCAAGAGGATCGTGTAGGCTATAATGATGAGCCAGTTTTGGGTGGACGCAAATTCGGTGAACGACCAGTGCGCGCCAACAACGAACGTTACGGTGACGGTAACAATAATCGCTATGGCCGAGGTGCCGATTACGACTACGAGAATGATTACGAAAACGATCAGCCAACATCCCGCACAGGAAAGTCCTCACGCTTCCGTTCCCGTTTCGTGCGCTCTCATCAAAATGATGATTCCGATAGTGAACAACAGCAAACACAGCGTCAGCAGGAGTTAGAGAAAAAGAAAGATCGCGTGCTAAGCGGCGAGGATGCATCACGTGGACAACTTAGTGGCATTATTCGTCTGAGTGATTGTGCGCGTGTCATACAACGATTGGCGGACATCGGTAAggagaagaaggagaagaaaacGGATACTGCAGCGCAGGCAGCTGTACAGGCGGCCATTCAAGCGCAAAAAGCATCAATGCAACGGCCGAAACAGCAAGCGCCAGCCGCACAAAGACAGGTATCCGAGGACGATGAGATTAGTCGCATTAAGCGTCAGAACAAGAATGCTCCTAGTGGCGCTGCAACGGCGGCGACGGCCGTCAGTACTGGCAGCACCACTGCGCAATCGTCCGAAACTGAGCGACCAGCTGCCGATCGTGTCGCTGCACTCAAGCGGGCTGGAGTAGCACCAGGAACCAGCGAAGAGAGCGACAGCTCCAACCATGCTTCACCAGTGCGTAGGACGCCACCGCCAAGGGCCGAG TCTAAGGCGCCCGTCTCAGCACAAGTTGCCGCCGTCAAGAAGACCACCCGTTCGGGTAGTAGTGATTCGACTGCGTCGACGGAGAGTTCCACCAGTTCAGCTGCTGCCGCAGTACCGAGCAGCTCTCGCGTTCGTGAGAGTCCGGCACGTTCACGTGCTGTACCAGCTAACAGCGGCGCCACCGCCACTATCAGCACGCCGACAACTGAGAAGAAACCGTTTGTTAGTCGCTTTTTGCCACAACATAGCAACCCCACTACCAACACGGACAAAAAGAAGGCTGAAAGTGAGTCAAGTAGTGAAGAGGAAACCTCCACAGAGGAATCCGAAGATGAGGTGGACAACAAACCGAAATCAACCGCATTAACTGGTTCAAGTTTGGCAGCAAAGAGCTCCGTGGGCAGCAGTGCACTTTCGACGGCCGGTACAGGCAGCTCGAGTGGTGCTTCATCTTATCGCGATCGCTTGGAAGCTCGTCGTAATTCGCGTGATGATGCCTCTTCGCGTACATCATCGAGCTACGCGACACCGTCCAGCAGCGGTACAAGCGGCTATGGTTCTTCATCTCGTCAACGCGCCGTGCCGGCTCCACATCACTCCCACGACACAGACGATCGCTATGGCAGTGGCAGTGCCGCCTCAGGCAGCAG CTACACAAGCCGCTTTCTAAACAAAAGCAAGAGCAGCGCAATTGTATCGCAACCATCGCTCTCCACGCCCACCGCCTCCTTCGATGAGGATGCCAACGGCACTGGTGACGATTCGGACTCACGCTATGGCACCGGACGCTCGCGCTATTTGGCAATGAAGGAGCGGCGCAGCCGTTTGGCGCGCAGTCGCTCCTCGCATGCGATCGGCAATGATGACGACGATTTGGATGAGCCGGTATCGCCCACAACGGCATCGCCATCTGCTTACTTGGCTTCAAG ATACGCCGGTTATGGCGGCTCGGATTTGGCTCGTAGTCGCTCTTCGCATGCATTGAAATCGCGTGACAATTCACCGGCCACCGATCGAAGCACCGCATCAGCACGCAGCGGTATTGTCAGCGCCGCCGGCTCCAGCACGTCCGCCGCAGCGGACAGCAAAGACGGCGAGGCGTTGAGCTCCTGGGCGCGGTACTTAAAGAACAAGTATGGCAACAAGACTGCCAAAGACACTCCGTCTAGTAGCGGTAGTGGCGCCTCAGCTCTGGCATCGTCCTCGCATGGCCATGGCACTGGCGTCGGCAGCAGCGGCAGTAGCAATGCCAGTCGTAGTCATGCCAGTGACGTGTCGCGTCGCTTGAGTTTAGGGCTGCCGTTGCGGCAGGCCAACGAGCTGGGCTCATCCGATGATGACGGTTCAAAAAACGGGGTAGGCTCCCCTACCTCCCCTACggtaacagcagcagcagccggtATAACCGGAGTGGCAGGTACTACCCTTAAGGAATTGTACTTGCGCAAACGGCAGCAGCTGTTCCAATTGGGGGGACGGGGGAGCGAGCCCGGATCCTTCACGTGGCCACGCGGCGTAGCAGTCGGCCCGGATAATAGTTTCATCGTCGCCGATTCGTCAAATCATCGTGTACAGGTGTTCGACTCGAACGGTATCTTTGTTAAATCTTTCGGAGAATTTGGCTTACGTGCGGGCGAGTTCGATTGCTTGGCTGGTGTGGCGATCAATCGCATTGGACAATACATAATCGCAGACAG ATATAATCATCGCATACAAGTACTCGACCCACAAGGACGCTTTTTGCGCGCATTTGGCTCTCAAGGCATGACCGATGGCAAATTTAATTATCCTTGGGGCATAGCAACCGATTCATTGGGTTTCATTTACGTTTGTGACAAAGAAAATCATCGAGTGCAG GTTTTTCAATCCGATGGCACTTTTGTTGGTAAATTTGGCAAACTGGGACCGTTGGAAGGAGAACTTGAACACCCACACTACATCGCTGTTTCGAATACGAATCGTGTTATTGTATCCGATTCCAATAATCACCGAATTCAG
- the LOC129246254 gene encoding RING finger protein nhl-1 isoform X4, producing the protein MEQFEQLLTCCVCLDRYRIPKLLPCQHSFCMEPCMEGLVDYVRRQVKCPECRAEHRIPYNGVQAFPTNVTLQRFLELHIEITGELPDPTSGQIMERCGVCSEKSYLSYCAHCEKKICEDCKSAHMDILRREITRFNSQIRRSLHRLQDILAIIEKNTTSLQTNCVGVSEEIDEIYRRITKAIKDRTDQLRGEVDRYLTIEMRNLTTLKENLDHEIQNITSNCDVVDKYMNETVEWDDCELMDTKEIFLKTVEFLRHFEYENADYTRRVRFLVSLDPNQLVMNLATFGDLNIAPHTQTGGSLSSSHLAPPSALQPGLMRSKSDHRLATQFRQQEDRVGYNDEPVLGGRKFGERPVRANNERYGDGNNNRYGRGADYDYENDYENDQPTSRTGKSSRFRSRFVRSHQNDDSDSEQQQTQRQQELEKKKDRVLSGEDASRGQLSGIIRLSDCARVIQRLADIGKEKKEKKTDTAAQAAVQAAIQAQKASMQRPKQQAPAAQRQVSEDDEISRIKRQNKNAPSGAATAATAVSTGSTTAQSSETERPAADRVAALKRAGVAPGTSEESDSSNHASPSKAPVSAQVAAVKKTTRSGSSDSTASTESSTSSAAAAVPSSSRVRESPARSRAVPANSGATATISTPTTEKKPFVSRFLPQHSNPTTNTDKKKAESESSSEEETSTEESEDEVDNKPKSTALTGSSLAAKSSVGSSALSTAGTGSSSGASSYRDRLEARRNSRDDASSRTSSSYATPSSSGTSGYGSSSRQRAVPAPHHSHDTDDRYGSGSAASGSRYAGYGGSDLARSRSSHALKSRDNSPATDRSTASARSGIVSAAGSSTSAAADSKDGEALSSWARYLKNKYGNKTAKDTPSSSGSGASALASSSHGHGTGVGSSGSSNASRSHASDVSRRLSLGLPLRQANELGSSDDDGSKNGVGSPTSPTVTAAAAGITGVAGTTLKELYLRKRQQLFQLGGRGSEPGSFTWPRGVAVGPDNSFIVADSSNHRVQVFDSNGIFVKSFGEFGLRAGEFDCLAGVAINRIGQYIIADRYNHRIQVLDPQGRFLRAFGSQGMTDGKFNYPWGIATDSLGFIYVCDKENHRVQVFQSDGTFVGKFGKLGPLEGELEHPHYIAVSNTNRVIVSDSNNHRIQIFDVNGKVLKTIGTEGSDDGQLKFPRGIAVDDQGYIIIADAGNNRIQIFSPDGTFLRAFGSWGSGRSEFKGLEGVGVMSNGNILVCDRENHRVQVF; encoded by the exons ATGGAGCAATTTGAGCAACTATTGACCTGTTGTGTGTGCCTTGATCGGTATCGCATACCAAAATTGTTGCCATGCCAGCACTCATTCTGCATGGAGCCGTGTATGGAAGGGCTTGTGGACTATGTTCGACGTCAG gTAAAATGTCCCGAGTGCCGTGCAGAACATCGCATCCCATACAATGGAGTACAGGCCTTTCCAACGAATGTTACATTGCAGCGATTCCTTGAGCTACACATCGAAATAACTGGTGAACTGCCAGATCCCACATCAG GGCAAATCATGGAGCGATGCGGTGTGTGTTCAGAGAAGTCGTACCTGTCGTACTGTGCACATTGCGAGAAGAAAATCTGTGAAGACTGCAAGAGCGCGCACATGGATATATTGCGTCGTGAGATTACCCGATTCAATTCACAA ATTCGTCGTAGTTTACATCGCTTGCAGGACATACTCGCGATAATTGAGAAAAACACTACTAGCCTGCAAACCAATTGCGTTGGTGTGAGCGAAGAGATCGATGAGATCTATAGACGCATCACGAAAGCGATTAAAGATCGCACCGATCAATTAAGGGGCGAAGTCGATCGCTATCTGACCATCGAAATGCGTAACTTAACAACGCTAAAAGAAAATCTCGATCACGAGATCCAGAATATTACAAGCAATTGCGATGTGGTCGATAAgtatatgaacgagacggtcgAATGGGATGATTGTGAATTGATGGATACGAAAGAGATCTTCCTTAAGACGGTTGAGTTCCTACGTCACTTTGAGTACGAGAATGCAGATTATACACGCCGTGTGCGCTTCCTTGTGTCCTTAGATCCAAATCAGCTGGTAATGAATTTGGCCACTTTTGGTGATTTGAATATAGCACCGCACACTCAAACCGGCGGATCTTTGAGCAGTTCACATTTGGCGCCACCCTCTGCCTTACAACCAGGTCTGATGCGTTCGAAGAGTGATCATCGCCTTGCTACACAGTTTCGTCAGCAAGAGGATCGTGTAGGCTATAATGATGAGCCAGTTTTGGGTGGACGCAAATTCGGTGAACGACCAGTGCGCGCCAACAACGAACGTTACGGTGACGGTAACAATAATCGCTATGGCCGAGGTGCCGATTACGACTACGAGAATGATTACGAAAACGATCAGCCAACATCCCGCACAGGAAAGTCCTCACGCTTCCGTTCCCGTTTCGTGCGCTCTCATCAAAATGATGATTCCGATAGTGAACAACAGCAAACACAGCGTCAGCAGGAGTTAGAGAAAAAGAAAGATCGCGTGCTAAGCGGCGAGGATGCATCACGTGGACAACTTAGTGGCATTATTCGTCTGAGTGATTGTGCGCGTGTCATACAACGATTGGCGGACATCGGTAAggagaagaaggagaagaaaacGGATACTGCAGCGCAGGCAGCTGTACAGGCGGCCATTCAAGCGCAAAAAGCATCAATGCAACGGCCGAAACAGCAAGCGCCAGCCGCACAAAGACAGGTATCCGAGGACGATGAGATTAGTCGCATTAAGCGTCAGAACAAGAATGCTCCTAGTGGCGCTGCAACGGCGGCGACGGCCGTCAGTACTGGCAGCACCACTGCGCAATCGTCCGAAACTGAGCGACCAGCTGCCGATCGTGTCGCTGCACTCAAGCGGGCTGGAGTAGCACCAGGAACCAGCGAAGAGAGCGACAGCTCCAACCATGCTTCACCA TCTAAGGCGCCCGTCTCAGCACAAGTTGCCGCCGTCAAGAAGACCACCCGTTCGGGTAGTAGTGATTCGACTGCGTCGACGGAGAGTTCCACCAGTTCAGCTGCTGCCGCAGTACCGAGCAGCTCTCGCGTTCGTGAGAGTCCGGCACGTTCACGTGCTGTACCAGCTAACAGCGGCGCCACCGCCACTATCAGCACGCCGACAACTGAGAAGAAACCGTTTGTTAGTCGCTTTTTGCCACAACATAGCAACCCCACTACCAACACGGACAAAAAGAAGGCTGAAAGTGAGTCAAGTAGTGAAGAGGAAACCTCCACAGAGGAATCCGAAGATGAGGTGGACAACAAACCGAAATCAACCGCATTAACTGGTTCAAGTTTGGCAGCAAAGAGCTCCGTGGGCAGCAGTGCACTTTCGACGGCCGGTACAGGCAGCTCGAGTGGTGCTTCATCTTATCGCGATCGCTTGGAAGCTCGTCGTAATTCGCGTGATGATGCCTCTTCGCGTACATCATCGAGCTACGCGACACCGTCCAGCAGCGGTACAAGCGGCTATGGTTCTTCATCTCGTCAACGCGCCGTGCCGGCTCCACATCACTCCCACGACACAGACGATCGCTATGGCAGTGGCAGTGCCGCCTCAGGCAGCAG ATACGCCGGTTATGGCGGCTCGGATTTGGCTCGTAGTCGCTCTTCGCATGCATTGAAATCGCGTGACAATTCACCGGCCACCGATCGAAGCACCGCATCAGCACGCAGCGGTATTGTCAGCGCCGCCGGCTCCAGCACGTCCGCCGCAGCGGACAGCAAAGACGGCGAGGCGTTGAGCTCCTGGGCGCGGTACTTAAAGAACAAGTATGGCAACAAGACTGCCAAAGACACTCCGTCTAGTAGCGGTAGTGGCGCCTCAGCTCTGGCATCGTCCTCGCATGGCCATGGCACTGGCGTCGGCAGCAGCGGCAGTAGCAATGCCAGTCGTAGTCATGCCAGTGACGTGTCGCGTCGCTTGAGTTTAGGGCTGCCGTTGCGGCAGGCCAACGAGCTGGGCTCATCCGATGATGACGGTTCAAAAAACGGGGTAGGCTCCCCTACCTCCCCTACggtaacagcagcagcagccggtATAACCGGAGTGGCAGGTACTACCCTTAAGGAATTGTACTTGCGCAAACGGCAGCAGCTGTTCCAATTGGGGGGACGGGGGAGCGAGCCCGGATCCTTCACGTGGCCACGCGGCGTAGCAGTCGGCCCGGATAATAGTTTCATCGTCGCCGATTCGTCAAATCATCGTGTACAGGTGTTCGACTCGAACGGTATCTTTGTTAAATCTTTCGGAGAATTTGGCTTACGTGCGGGCGAGTTCGATTGCTTGGCTGGTGTGGCGATCAATCGCATTGGACAATACATAATCGCAGACAG ATATAATCATCGCATACAAGTACTCGACCCACAAGGACGCTTTTTGCGCGCATTTGGCTCTCAAGGCATGACCGATGGCAAATTTAATTATCCTTGGGGCATAGCAACCGATTCATTGGGTTTCATTTACGTTTGTGACAAAGAAAATCATCGAGTGCAG GTTTTTCAATCCGATGGCACTTTTGTTGGTAAATTTGGCAAACTGGGACCGTTGGAAGGAGAACTTGAACACCCACACTACATCGCTGTTTCGAATACGAATCGTGTTATTGTATCCGATTCCAATAATCACCGAATTCAG